One Methanolobus sp. WCC4 DNA segment encodes these proteins:
- a CDS encoding thymidylate synthase, with product MNDMEAILIKADTIASAWSQLIQEIYEKGEDHEPDYKTMTKRVHATIYIKDVNNMQVSPAVPFGENLIKKYKEELTEEYADWYVSLSDDDKRKFDYCYAKQLFRYGETAYNTLQENVSNLRPGSRRHVGVLWENEVHIPKYEDQPCWIAYKVELLNETQVRIYILYRSWDAFGGFPANIPAIVEGFKKVFREQDLPYEIESLIATGWDTHIYDTDLQSVEKIFKNNALCPLCKCITPKHSFIQTTKGKACPECKKSM from the coding sequence ATGAACGACATGGAAGCCATACTGATAAAAGCAGACACCATTGCCTCTGCATGGTCTCAACTTATCCAGGAGATATACGAAAAAGGTGAGGATCATGAACCGGACTATAAGACAATGACAAAGAGAGTGCATGCCACCATATACATCAAGGATGTCAATAACATGCAGGTCAGTCCGGCAGTACCTTTCGGAGAGAATCTGATAAAGAAGTACAAGGAAGAGCTTACAGAAGAGTATGCAGACTGGTACGTTTCACTTTCGGATGATGATAAAAGGAAGTTCGATTACTGTTATGCAAAACAGCTTTTCAGATACGGCGAGACAGCATACAATACACTTCAGGAGAATGTTAGCAACCTGCGCCCTGGCTCCAGAAGACATGTCGGAGTACTCTGGGAGAATGAGGTCCACATCCCAAAATACGAAGATCAGCCCTGCTGGATAGCCTATAAAGTAGAACTCCTGAATGAGACACAGGTAAGGATATACATCCTTTACCGGTCATGGGATGCTTTCGGCGGATTCCCGGCAAACATACCTGCCATAGTAGAAGGATTCAAGAAGGTCTTCAGAGAACAGGACCTGCCATATGAGATCGAATCACTGATAGCCACCGGATGGGACACACATATCTACGACACAGACCTCCAGTCAGTGGAGAAGATATTCAAGAATAATGCACTATGCCCCCTATGCAAGTGCATAACACCAAAACATTCATTCATACAGACAACGAAGGGCAAGGCCTGCCCTGAATGTAAGAAGTCAATGTGA
- a CDS encoding DNA topoisomerase VI subunit B — protein sequence MDNPIAEELAKNQRSISVAEFFEKNRQILGFDSAPRSLITTVKEAVDNSLDACEESEILPDIFLHIERAGKDNVVIIIEDNGPGIIKEQIPKVFAKLLYGSRFHALKQSRGQQGIGISASVLYSQLTSGHHTKIISKIGHGKPAHYYELMINTSTNDPEILKDEIVDWDRPHGTRIEMEMEASYVKGRRQSIYEYLKATAIVNPHARITLVEPDGNEVTFERATDKLPVPAKEILPHPHGIELGTLMKMLRYTERQKLSPFLRYSFSKIGHLAAEEICKASGLDPELDPHEMTRDQSKKLLDSFSKVKIMAPPTDCLSPIGEELIYKGLEKEFSVDFIATTTRSASVYSGNPFIVEVGIAYGGELQKDDRVDIMRFANRVPLLYQQGGCVITHAIESIKWKQYGLNQPGGGLPTGPVVILVHVASTNVPFTSESKDAVAEIPEIKDEIELAIKEVSRKMNRYLNKRDNLKKRREKEVIITKVLPRMAKKLAETLDREVPDIDPVVAKIMGNLLVHRVVESDGNGGANISIKINNFSSKKQEFKVHDMVSFEVEGAVPEPKTISMGNDFDHIWDMAVSPGASKVVKYSVATLDEAGIARLPSLIVEGLDEELVTGAKAIKG from the coding sequence ATGGATAATCCAATTGCAGAAGAACTTGCAAAGAACCAAAGATCGATAAGTGTCGCGGAGTTCTTTGAAAAGAACCGGCAGATACTGGGTTTTGACTCAGCTCCAAGGAGTTTGATAACAACTGTCAAGGAGGCAGTGGACAACTCCCTTGATGCATGTGAGGAATCTGAGATTCTTCCTGATATATTCCTGCATATCGAAAGAGCTGGAAAGGACAATGTAGTTATCATTATAGAGGACAATGGTCCCGGTATCATAAAGGAACAGATACCCAAGGTGTTTGCAAAACTCCTGTATGGTTCAAGGTTCCATGCTCTTAAGCAGAGCCGGGGTCAGCAGGGTATAGGTATATCAGCATCTGTGCTGTATTCTCAGCTGACTTCCGGTCATCACACGAAGATCATCTCCAAGATCGGTCATGGCAAACCTGCTCACTATTATGAGCTTATGATCAATACTAGTACCAATGACCCTGAGATCCTTAAGGATGAGATAGTTGACTGGGACCGGCCACATGGTACTCGTATCGAGATGGAAATGGAAGCATCCTATGTAAAAGGGAGGAGGCAGTCCATATATGAGTATCTCAAGGCAACAGCTATCGTAAATCCTCATGCGAGGATCACACTCGTTGAACCTGATGGGAACGAGGTGACATTTGAAAGGGCAACTGATAAGCTTCCTGTTCCTGCAAAGGAGATCCTTCCGCATCCTCATGGTATAGAGCTCGGTACTCTCATGAAGATGCTGAGGTATACCGAGAGGCAGAAGCTATCTCCGTTCTTACGTTATTCTTTCTCCAAGATAGGGCACCTTGCTGCCGAAGAGATATGCAAGGCATCCGGCCTTGATCCGGAACTTGATCCTCATGAGATGACAAGGGACCAGTCAAAGAAGCTCCTTGATTCTTTCTCCAAAGTAAAGATCATGGCCCCTCCGACAGATTGTCTGTCCCCTATTGGTGAGGAACTGATCTATAAAGGACTTGAGAAGGAGTTCAGTGTTGATTTCATAGCAACCACTACAAGGAGTGCTTCTGTCTATTCAGGTAATCCTTTCATTGTAGAGGTTGGCATAGCATATGGTGGTGAACTGCAGAAGGATGACCGTGTGGACATAATGCGTTTTGCCAACAGGGTACCACTGCTCTATCAGCAGGGTGGCTGTGTCATAACTCATGCAATTGAGTCCATCAAATGGAAACAATACGGTCTTAACCAGCCTGGTGGCGGATTGCCTACGGGTCCTGTGGTCATCCTCGTGCACGTGGCTTCGACCAATGTACCTTTCACTTCCGAGTCCAAGGATGCGGTAGCCGAGATCCCTGAGATAAAGGATGAGATCGAACTTGCTATAAAGGAAGTTTCAAGAAAGATGAATCGCTACCTCAATAAACGCGACAATCTCAAAAAGAGACGCGAGAAAGAGGTTATCATTACCAAGGTGCTTCCCCGGATGGCAAAGAAACTGGCTGAGACACTTGACCGTGAGGTTCCTGACATCGATCCTGTTGTTGCGAAGATAATGGGTAACCTCCTTGTGCATCGTGTTGTCGAATCCGATGGAAATGGGGGAGCAAATATCTCCATTAAGATCAATAATTTCTCCAGCAAGAAACAGGAATTCAAGGTACATGACATGGTCTCCTTTGAAGTGGAGGGTGCAGTGCCTGAGCCTAAGACTATAAGCATGGGCAACGATTTCGACCATATATGGGATATGGCAGTTTCACCCGGTGCTTCCAAAGTTGTAAAATATTCCGTAGCAACTCTTGATGAGGCAGGTATTGCAAGATTGCCTTCACTTATTGTGGAGGGTCTTGATGAAGAGCTTGTTACCGGTGCGAAAGCAATAAAGGGGTGA
- the ilvD gene encoding dihydroxy-acid dehydratase — MRSDKTKKGLERAPHRSLLKATGVTDSEMKKPFIAVVNSRNELIPGHIHLDKVAEAVKAGIRSAGGVPFEFHTIGICDGIAMGHEGMKYSLPSREAIEDSIELVLQGHQLDGMVMITACDKITPGHLMAAGRLDIPAIVVTGGPMMPGYVDDEPRDLISVFEGVGECQSEKVSDEKLKILEDCSCSGAGSCAGMYTANTMACMTEALGLSLPGCGTAHAADAKKIRLAKESGERIVSMVHEGLNPRSIVTMKSFENAIMVDMAIGGSTNTTLHLPAIAHAFELDLSLDVFDRLSRTTPHLISLKPGGENYMIDFERAGGVQAIMSRLGSKMNLDEITVNGKTVGENLDDLIIINPKLNARIMGTLESPIHEEGGIAVLKGSLAPDGSVVKQAAVDPKMLKHSGPARVFDSEEDAMAAILAKRIVAGDVVVIRYEGPKGGPGMREMLSPTSAIAGMGLIDKVALVTDGRFSGGTRGPCIGHISPEAQEGGPIGLVQEGDILEIDIPARKLDLKVSEEELQKRRESFVPVEKKVTGYLARYRRFVSSASKGAIIE, encoded by the coding sequence ATGAGAAGTGACAAGACCAAGAAAGGACTCGAACGTGCACCACATCGTTCACTTTTGAAGGCAACCGGCGTAACGGATTCTGAAATGAAAAAACCGTTCATCGCAGTTGTGAACTCCCGGAACGAACTCATTCCCGGTCATATTCATCTTGATAAGGTTGCAGAGGCTGTAAAGGCAGGCATCAGGAGTGCCGGAGGTGTGCCATTCGAATTCCATACTATCGGTATATGTGATGGGATTGCCATGGGGCACGAAGGTATGAAGTATTCCCTTCCAAGCCGTGAAGCTATCGAGGATTCCATTGAGCTTGTCCTTCAGGGCCATCAGCTTGATGGTATGGTTATGATCACTGCCTGTGACAAGATAACACCCGGTCATCTTATGGCGGCAGGAAGGCTTGATATTCCTGCGATCGTTGTGACTGGCGGCCCGATGATGCCAGGTTATGTGGATGATGAACCTCGTGATCTCATATCCGTCTTTGAAGGAGTAGGTGAATGTCAGTCTGAGAAAGTATCTGATGAAAAGCTGAAGATCCTCGAAGATTGTTCCTGCAGCGGTGCCGGTTCATGTGCCGGAATGTATACTGCAAACACCATGGCATGCATGACCGAGGCACTTGGTCTCAGTCTTCCTGGTTGTGGTACTGCTCATGCAGCAGATGCAAAGAAGATAAGGCTGGCCAAGGAATCCGGTGAACGCATCGTCTCTATGGTCCATGAAGGTCTCAATCCTCGCAGCATAGTCACTATGAAGTCATTTGAGAATGCTATAATGGTGGACATGGCTATCGGTGGAAGTACCAACACGACCCTTCACCTTCCGGCAATTGCCCATGCATTTGAGCTCGACCTCTCGCTTGATGTATTTGACAGGCTGAGCAGGACAACTCCTCATCTGATCTCACTGAAGCCCGGTGGGGAAAACTACATGATCGATTTTGAGAGGGCAGGTGGTGTTCAGGCTATCATGTCAAGACTGGGTTCAAAGATGAACCTTGATGAGATCACTGTAAATGGAAAGACAGTGGGAGAGAATCTCGATGATCTTATTATTATAAATCCAAAGCTCAATGCAAGGATCATGGGTACACTCGAATCACCAATTCATGAAGAGGGTGGTATAGCTGTACTGAAGGGCAGTCTTGCTCCGGATGGCTCAGTTGTCAAACAGGCAGCTGTTGACCCTAAGATGCTTAAACACAGTGGCCCTGCAAGGGTATTTGACAGTGAAGAGGATGCAATGGCAGCTATTCTTGCAAAAAGAATAGTTGCAGGTGATGTGGTAGTCATACGCTACGAAGGTCCGAAAGGTGGCCCTGGTATGCGTGAGATGCTTTCACCAACTTCTGCTATTGCAGGAATGGGTCTTATAGACAAGGTTGCTCTGGTAACAGATGGACGTTTCTCCGGCGGGACAAGAGGTCCATGCATCGGTCACATCTCTCCTGAGGCTCAGGAAGGCGGTCCAATAGGTCTTGTACAGGAAGGTGATATCCTTGAGATTGATATTCCTGCAAGAAAACTTGACCTCAAGGTGTCAGAAGAGGAACTTCAAAAGCGCAGAGAATCTTTCGTACCTGTGGAGAAGAAAGTAACCGGTTACCTTGCAAGATACAGAAGATTTGTCAGTTCTGCAAGCAAGGGTGCTATCATCGAATAA
- a CDS encoding replication factor C large subunit — protein sequence MTVQMEWAEKYRPGTLGDIVGHKKVIDDLRNWGEQWEYGTPDKRAALLHGDAGIGKTSSAHALANDMGWEVIELNASDQRTAGVITKIAGSASTMQTLTGASAKRLIILDEADNLHGNSDRGGSRAIIDVVKKTNQPIVLIANDLYGLSSSLRSLCLELKFASVQSRSMVPALKRIAQQEGIMCGVGVIEKIAGSADGDFRSAVNDLQAVSMGRTEIDVDDISTSDRDTKESIFKVVGRIFKGKDVSSALEATYGLDETPEDLIHWIGENLPHQYTGKGEEALTDDIVSGYSHLSRADRFLGRVRRRQNYRMWRYAGMLMTGGTVVSKTRVRGGFVKYQPPSLWRKMGQMRARKNMRNNIAVKVGSHCNESMRYSRLEVAGMYSRLLHQDEYATDVIATLGLDLDEFLYLVGAKKVTKKLQAVYDEAQEKRQHIFPADEPEFFVERTVTKKDPSQLSLDKLPSSDVTKNDAVISKTPILEKKEPAKKPQKTLFDF from the coding sequence ATGACAGTGCAGATGGAATGGGCAGAGAAATACCGGCCAGGAACACTTGGTGATATCGTAGGTCATAAAAAAGTGATAGATGATCTCCGCAACTGGGGTGAGCAGTGGGAGTATGGTACTCCTGATAAGCGGGCTGCATTACTCCATGGTGATGCCGGTATCGGAAAGACCTCTTCTGCACATGCACTTGCAAATGATATGGGCTGGGAGGTAATCGAGCTCAATGCCAGTGACCAGAGGACCGCAGGTGTGATCACTAAGATTGCAGGATCTGCGTCCACTATGCAAACACTTACAGGGGCATCTGCAAAGCGACTGATCATACTTGATGAGGCTGACAATCTTCATGGTAATAGTGACCGTGGAGGTTCCCGTGCTATCATTGATGTTGTTAAGAAGACCAATCAGCCTATTGTGCTTATTGCCAACGACCTTTATGGTCTCTCTTCTTCATTACGTTCATTATGTCTTGAATTGAAATTCGCTTCCGTGCAATCTCGTTCAATGGTCCCTGCGCTCAAAAGGATCGCTCAGCAGGAAGGTATCATGTGTGGTGTCGGTGTCATTGAAAAGATAGCCGGGTCTGCAGACGGGGACTTCAGAAGTGCTGTCAATGACCTTCAGGCAGTTTCAATGGGCCGCACGGAAATCGATGTCGATGATATATCTACGTCAGACAGGGACACTAAAGAGTCTATATTCAAGGTTGTCGGCAGGATATTCAAAGGCAAGGATGTATCCTCTGCACTGGAGGCTACATATGGTCTTGATGAAACCCCGGAGGATCTCATTCACTGGATCGGTGAGAATCTCCCGCATCAGTATACTGGTAAGGGTGAAGAGGCACTTACGGATGATATCGTCAGTGGCTATTCTCATCTGTCACGTGCCGACAGGTTCCTTGGCCGTGTGCGCAGGCGACAGAACTATCGTATGTGGCGCTATGCAGGCATGCTCATGACCGGTGGGACGGTTGTCTCAAAGACTCGTGTACGTGGTGGTTTTGTGAAGTATCAGCCACCTTCTCTATGGCGTAAGATGGGTCAGATGCGGGCCAGGAAGAATATGCGTAATAACATAGCTGTAAAGGTCGGTTCTCATTGTAATGAATCAATGCGTTATTCACGCCTTGAGGTGGCAGGTATGTATTCAAGACTCCTGCATCAGGATGAGTATGCCACAGATGTTATTGCAACACTGGGACTCGACCTCGATGAGTTTCTCTATCTGGTGGGAGCTAAGAAGGTTACCAAAAAGCTTCAGGCAGTCTATGATGAAGCACAGGAAAAACGTCAGCATATTTTCCCTGCTGATGAGCCTGAGTTCTTTGTTGAAAGGACCGTTACAAAGAAAGACCCTTCTCAACTAAGTCTTGATAAATTGCCGTCATCAGATGTAACTAAAAATGATGCTGTAATTTCAAAAACTCCGATATTAGAGAAAAAAGAGCCTGCTAAAAAACCTCAGAAGACGTTATTTGATTTCTAG
- a CDS encoding tetratricopeptide repeat protein, translated as MRKSNSEIAKTWTLKGIDEKDPDKKLHYFNLALELDPNDPAALNNKGMVLHKIGKFRDAIDCYDRILKQYNMSKSLPALYNKSLALKEIGMNEAALTFMNRALKQQPDNDKIKKHVEDLTLIVEGKEKKRTGIPAYIPAKDLAVNQIYDRWEPPAVTTILAYSMKCSQKDIKYYKGFGEDLIKEKIIQENLSRRVYSCSSCKFCTDGICHHRDTKAMIVAPKAICRNFRPEKRNEK; from the coding sequence ATGAGAAAAAGTAATTCAGAGATTGCGAAGACATGGACCCTGAAAGGGATTGACGAAAAAGATCCTGATAAGAAACTGCATTATTTTAACCTGGCACTCGAACTTGACCCGAATGATCCAGCTGCCCTGAACAACAAGGGCATGGTACTGCATAAAATAGGAAAGTTCAGGGATGCTATTGATTGCTATGACAGGATACTGAAACAATACAACATGTCAAAGTCATTACCTGCATTATACAACAAGAGCCTCGCACTTAAAGAGATAGGAATGAACGAAGCTGCACTGACCTTTATGAACAGGGCTCTGAAACAGCAACCAGATAACGATAAGATAAAGAAGCATGTTGAAGACCTGACCCTTATCGTCGAGGGGAAAGAAAAGAAAAGAACAGGAATTCCTGCGTACATCCCTGCAAAGGACCTTGCAGTCAATCAGATATATGACAGATGGGAACCACCCGCAGTTACAACAATTCTTGCATATTCAATGAAATGCAGCCAGAAAGATATCAAATACTACAAAGGATTTGGAGAGGACCTGATCAAAGAGAAGATAATACAGGAGAATCTCAGTCGCAGGGTATACTCATGCAGCTCATGCAAATTCTGTACCGATGGCATTTGCCACCACAGGGATACAAAAGCAATGATCGTTGCACCTAAAGCAATATGCAGGAATTTCAGACCTGAAAAAAGGAACGAAAAATAA
- the mtxX gene encoding methanogenesis marker protein Mmp4/MtxX translates to MVSKSTESLLGLIEKRALNNKARVAIGVRNPTPKMLKSARDAHEAGYAHVLLVGNKKDIEEIGTDLEIIGTNDPERTLGDLLKSRYIDAAVRGTAGASQTLAHLKKILCQENLHRIALLQTSEGEPFFIAPVGIDEGNSLADRIAFIKLGVEYIRRFDIEPVVGILSGGRMGDLGRNQRVDQTLAEGDFIVNRVREQGIDAKHYTILIEDAIQEANFILAPDGISGNLIFRTLVFLGGGDGLGAPILIDDYVFVDTSRVGGHYTKAIMLASALVEKNVAQTDAEEQK, encoded by the coding sequence ATGGTATCAAAAAGTACAGAGAGCCTTCTTGGCCTGATAGAGAAAAGGGCATTGAATAATAAGGCAAGAGTTGCCATAGGAGTGCGGAACCCCACCCCTAAGATGCTTAAGAGCGCGCGGGATGCACACGAAGCAGGTTATGCACATGTGCTGCTGGTAGGCAACAAGAAAGACATAGAGGAAATAGGAACAGACCTTGAGATCATAGGCACCAATGACCCGGAAAGAACCCTTGGCGACCTCCTAAAGTCAAGATATATAGATGCAGCAGTCAGAGGTACTGCCGGTGCATCACAGACACTGGCCCACCTCAAGAAGATATTATGCCAGGAGAATCTGCACAGGATCGCCCTACTCCAGACAAGTGAAGGAGAGCCTTTTTTTATTGCACCCGTAGGCATTGATGAGGGCAACTCACTTGCAGACAGGATAGCATTCATAAAGCTTGGGGTCGAGTACATCCGCAGGTTTGACATAGAGCCAGTTGTCGGGATCCTTTCAGGAGGACGAATGGGAGACCTGGGGCGTAACCAGAGGGTCGACCAGACACTTGCTGAAGGAGACTTCATAGTCAACAGGGTCAGAGAGCAGGGCATCGATGCAAAACACTACACCATATTGATAGAAGATGCCATACAGGAAGCAAATTTCATACTGGCACCTGACGGAATATCAGGTAACCTCATCTTCAGGACACTGGTCTTCCTTGGAGGAGGGGACGGGCTTGGAGCACCAATACTTATAGATGACTATGTCTTTGTCGATACATCAAGGGTCGGAGGACATTATACCAAAGCAATAATGCTTGCAAGTGCACTTGTAGAAAAGAATGTGGCACAGACAGATGCTGAGGAACAAAAATAA
- a CDS encoding DNA topoisomerase IV subunit A — protein sequence MANDISDQKKEHDEIASNRLMGLAGKLYDQFVDEIVPNVSLPSRTKANIEYSEDSDVWVYGDRETERSAKTVKGAYQLLKTTHVIDFLMKNHLGQNRGSTLRELYYISENWDIAKFKEQPESDRLIEDLEIISGLQREYFHMRPEEDGATMFGPIRLREETKRGDRVIHCQEDIGESGYQIPFNVENIEFLETDAKFIIAIETGGMYARLIENGFDERNDAILVHLKGQPARSTRRIIKRMNEEMNLPVVVFTDGDPWSYRIFASVAYGAIKSAHLSEHMATPGAQFVGVQPSDIVEYELSTDKLTDKDVAALRSELTDPRFADDYWKEQISLQLDINKKAEQQAFAGKGLDFVTDRYLPERLTELGIL from the coding sequence ATGGCAAATGATATTTCCGATCAGAAAAAGGAACACGATGAGATAGCAAGCAACCGCCTGATGGGTCTTGCAGGGAAGTTATACGACCAGTTCGTTGATGAGATAGTTCCAAACGTCTCCCTCCCCAGCCGTACAAAGGCTAATATCGAGTACAGTGAAGATAGTGATGTATGGGTATATGGTGACAGGGAAACAGAGAGAAGTGCAAAGACCGTAAAGGGTGCCTATCAGTTATTGAAAACCACTCATGTCATCGATTTTCTTATGAAGAACCATCTGGGGCAGAACAGGGGGTCCACTTTAAGGGAGTTGTATTATATCTCTGAGAACTGGGATATTGCAAAATTCAAGGAACAACCTGAAAGTGACCGCCTGATAGAGGACCTTGAGATCATCTCCGGTCTTCAGAGGGAGTATTTCCACATGCGTCCGGAAGAGGATGGTGCTACCATGTTCGGTCCTATTCGCCTGCGTGAGGAAACAAAACGTGGTGACCGTGTGATCCACTGTCAGGAGGATATTGGCGAGAGTGGCTATCAGATCCCGTTCAATGTTGAGAATATCGAGTTCCTGGAGACGGATGCGAAATTCATTATCGCGATCGAGACTGGTGGTATGTATGCCAGGCTTATTGAGAATGGTTTTGATGAGCGCAACGATGCTATCCTCGTCCACCTCAAGGGTCAGCCCGCACGTTCTACTCGCCGTATCATCAAGAGGATGAATGAGGAGATGAACCTGCCTGTGGTTGTCTTTACTGATGGTGACCCATGGTCCTATCGTATCTTCGCTTCAGTGGCCTATGGTGCCATCAAAAGTGCCCATCTTTCCGAACACATGGCAACCCCTGGTGCCCAGTTTGTAGGTGTGCAGCCATCTGATATCGTAGAGTATGAACTCTCCACTGATAAGCTGACAGATAAGGATGTGGCAGCTCTGAGGAGTGAACTGACCGATCCAAGGTTTGCAGATGACTACTGGAAGGAACAGATAAGCCTGCAACTTGATATCAACAAAAAGGCAGAACAGCAGGCCTTCGCAGGTAAAGGTCTTGACTTTGTGACCGACAGGTACCTGCCGGAGCGTCTGACAGAACTCGGAATACTCTGA
- a CDS encoding Lrp/AsnC ligand binding domain-containing protein, translating into MTIGVTMVNVLPGSERAAYNELTAIEGIKDIYHVFGEYDFVVIIEVDDLGRLNSIVDTIREAESVTATQTIVGAELK; encoded by the coding sequence ATGACAATAGGCGTAACTATGGTAAACGTGCTTCCGGGGTCGGAAAGGGCAGCTTATAATGAACTCACTGCTATTGAAGGTATAAAGGATATCTATCACGTATTCGGTGAATATGACTTTGTGGTTATCATCGAGGTCGACGACCTTGGCCGTCTTAACAGTATCGTGGATACGATCCGTGAAGCTGAATCAGTGACTGCCACGCAGACGATCGTGGGTGCGGAACTGAAGTAA
- the cutA gene encoding divalent-cation tolerance protein CutA encodes MFSIVYTTTGNKEEARRIASRLVEQKLAACVNMHPIDSIYEWEGRIEQDTEIALSIKTTSSKVETVTGCIKEMHSYDLPAIISWEIKGEKQYLEWIAGSTRP; translated from the coding sequence ATGTTCTCTATAGTATACACAACAACAGGAAACAAAGAAGAAGCCAGAAGAATAGCCTCCAGACTCGTAGAGCAAAAACTTGCGGCTTGCGTCAACATGCACCCGATCGATTCAATATATGAATGGGAAGGCAGGATCGAACAGGATACAGAAATAGCACTTTCAATTAAAACGACGAGCAGCAAAGTAGAAACTGTAACCGGGTGCATAAAGGAAATGCATAGTTATGACCTGCCGGCCATAATCTCATGGGAGATAAAAGGTGAAAAACAATACCTTGAATGGATAGCAGGATCTACCAGGCCATAA
- a CDS encoding DUF6141 family protein → MTNNDPVDPIIFRESQRFTQPWVWLVVLLPAAMAWYGALEQLVYGRPYGTNPVSDQGMVIILIAFGILLPLFILSIRFVVVVRNSGIYVKFFPIHLSFRHYPFEDIYAYDAVTYRPLRDYGGWGIRYGSHGKAYNIKGNRGLMLKFTNGKHLLLGSQESDVLKMSVDQARNRKSN, encoded by the coding sequence ATGACTAATAATGATCCTGTGGATCCTATCATTTTCAGGGAGAGCCAGAGATTCACTCAACCCTGGGTGTGGCTGGTGGTTCTTTTGCCTGCTGCAATGGCGTGGTATGGTGCCCTTGAACAACTGGTCTATGGCCGTCCTTATGGTACTAACCCTGTATCTGACCAGGGGATGGTAATTATCCTCATCGCGTTCGGTATTCTTCTGCCGTTGTTCATTCTGTCCATTCGTTTTGTAGTGGTTGTCAGAAATAGTGGCATCTATGTGAAATTCTTCCCGATACATCTTTCTTTCAGGCATTATCCTTTTGAAGATATATATGCCTATGATGCGGTTACTTACAGACCCCTTCGTGATTATGGTGGGTGGGGTATCAGATATGGTTCTCATGGGAAGGCTTACAACATAAAAGGTAACAGGGGCCTGATGCTTAAGTTCACCAATGGGAAGCATCTCCTGCTGGGCTCACAGGAGTCTGATGTTCTGAAGATGTCTGTTGATCAGGCTCGTAACAGAAAAAGTAATTGA
- a CDS encoding mechanosensitive ion channel domain-containing protein, with amino-acid sequence MFLNNTIPLYIEQFVSSQSWAPGSDIMIAAVVLVAAVVIAFIADLAFEKVFLHYAAKTRYDCDYLVADALKKPIFYTVSFFGAFIAAEIVFPGNTAIGIIMGLLLTILGIIWILALLRIDGIIFKHVLSHLVKKTETKMDDELLPLFKNVVDVLIVFFGILAILKGIWDADILPLFASAGIVGLAVAFAAQDTISQFFGGISIYFDQPFKPGDRIEIDDGEIGIVQEVGIRSTRIKNLYNNMIVIPNSIIANSKVTNYTSPEEHMLVKVTIGVAYGSDVERVRGLLTDIAKSSDLVLDDPAPYVRFDNHGDFSLDFAIIMWVTHPGEKFTLVNEVNTKINAVFEKEGIEIPFPVRTIIRQN; translated from the coding sequence ATGTTTTTGAATAACACCATTCCTCTCTATATCGAGCAGTTTGTAAGCTCTCAGTCGTGGGCACCCGGGTCGGATATAATGATCGCTGCGGTGGTACTGGTTGCTGCTGTTGTGATCGCTTTCATTGCAGATCTTGCGTTCGAGAAGGTTTTCCTTCATTATGCAGCAAAGACGAGATATGATTGCGATTACCTGGTAGCGGATGCACTTAAAAAACCTATATTCTATACTGTTTCATTCTTTGGTGCATTCATTGCAGCAGAGATCGTGTTCCCTGGGAACACGGCTATCGGTATTATTATGGGATTGCTGCTTACTATTCTTGGTATTATCTGGATACTGGCACTTCTGAGGATAGATGGTATCATTTTCAAGCATGTGTTGTCCCATCTTGTTAAAAAGACCGAGACGAAGATGGATGATGAACTCCTTCCTCTTTTCAAGAACGTTGTTGATGTTCTTATCGTATTCTTCGGTATCCTTGCTATACTCAAAGGCATATGGGATGCGGACATACTGCCTCTTTTCGCCTCGGCAGGAATTGTGGGTCTGGCTGTTGCATTCGCTGCACAGGATACTATCTCCCAGTTCTTCGGAGGTATCTCTATCTATTTCGACCAGCCGTTCAAACCGGGTGACAGGATAGAGATCGATGATGGTGAGATCGGCATTGTCCAGGAGGTGGGTATTCGCAGTACTCGTATCAAGAACCTGTATAACAATATGATAGTTATACCTAATAGCATAATCGCCAATAGTAAGGTGACCAATTATACTTCACCTGAGGAGCATATGCTGGTAAAGGTGACAATTGGGGTTGCCTATGGTTCTGACGTTGAGAGGGTAAGAGGTCTTCTGACCGATATAGCAAAGAGCAGTGATCTTGTTCTTGATGACCCTGCTCCTTATGTCCGTTTTGATAATCATGGGGATTTCAGTCTCGACTTTGCTATAATCATGTGGGTCACTCACCCGGGTGAGAAGTTCACCCTTGTAAATGAGGTTAACACTAAGATCAATGCAGTGTTCGAGAAAGAAGGTATTGAGATCCCATTCCCTGTTCGAACGATCATAAGGCAGAACTGA